One stretch of Chryseobacterium fluminis DNA includes these proteins:
- a CDS encoding T6SS phospholipase effector Tle1-like catalytic domain-containing protein, translating to MSIEYFVEGKTTTQTGGNYRTYAKEGIDHNSGVAVEQKGKSNGVSYNKAEKVNPNDKPVNTIDVNLNLFFDGTQNNKTNTGLGGKNPTSNGNDSYANDFSNVARGYDAINTSAPKQVTVYIEGIGTVDGSRDTMKWMNDYPNNVGSPLGKGERGVEAKATKGCKTGAEAIAKKFKGKEIDTLTINVYGFSRGAAAARHFVHVATTSSRAVWNEDKNKYYVYAHRWFEQSKQEEDAGSHNEQNIEISAEDKEHIYLQTFGYFGACLLKNKIKIKRVLFNFIGLYDTVASFGMNHRGVKVGPFSVIDNDSEELGLNAVRQARFVLQIASDNEYRDNFSLTDIGSTGINGLEFTLPGVHSDIGGSYPDNEKENSNLFKGSRSECEEMKKILEEEGWFTTGELTIHEIEKTFLGYNYSTVYELRGVRFLSNHYDKIPLKQMFHYSKSFEVEYVDNLVKDHEIIDPIIMNAFNKLVAYMNQCNQIRNGYVAKSNRGEKVSVSQYIKEVKEQSYLSYIDEELLKKLRNGFFHWSVNLGSTGMGPNIASVATADKRKRYIIPG from the coding sequence ATGAGCATTGAATACTTTGTAGAAGGTAAAACCACCACTCAGACTGGTGGCAATTACAGAACCTATGCTAAAGAAGGTATTGACCATAATAGCGGAGTAGCGGTAGAGCAAAAGGGAAAGAGCAATGGCGTAAGCTATAATAAAGCAGAAAAGGTAAATCCTAATGATAAACCGGTAAATACTATTGATGTAAACCTTAACCTGTTCTTTGACGGAACACAAAATAATAAGACGAATACAGGTCTTGGCGGAAAAAACCCCACTTCCAACGGAAACGACAGTTATGCAAATGATTTCAGCAACGTGGCACGAGGATATGATGCTATAAATACAAGTGCTCCAAAACAGGTTACCGTCTATATCGAAGGGATAGGTACGGTAGATGGCAGCAGGGACACCATGAAATGGATGAATGACTATCCAAATAATGTAGGTTCTCCTTTAGGAAAGGGAGAAAGGGGTGTTGAAGCTAAAGCAACCAAAGGATGCAAAACCGGTGCCGAAGCCATCGCCAAAAAATTTAAGGGAAAAGAAATTGATACCTTAACAATCAATGTCTACGGATTCAGTCGTGGGGCTGCGGCAGCCAGACATTTTGTACATGTTGCGACAACATCGTCGAGAGCAGTTTGGAATGAAGATAAAAATAAATATTATGTCTATGCCCACCGCTGGTTCGAACAGTCGAAACAGGAAGAGGATGCCGGATCGCATAATGAACAAAATATCGAAATCAGCGCGGAAGATAAAGAGCATATATATCTGCAGACTTTCGGGTACTTTGGAGCATGTCTTCTGAAAAATAAAATTAAGATTAAACGTGTGCTCTTTAATTTTATAGGACTTTACGATACGGTGGCATCATTTGGAATGAACCACCGAGGAGTGAAAGTGGGTCCGTTCAGTGTTATCGATAATGATTCTGAAGAATTGGGATTAAATGCAGTGAGACAGGCGAGATTTGTACTTCAGATTGCTTCAGACAATGAATACAGGGATAATTTCAGCCTTACTGATATCGGAAGTACGGGCATTAACGGGCTGGAATTTACACTGCCAGGAGTACACTCTGATATTGGAGGCTCTTATCCGGATAATGAAAAGGAAAATTCAAACCTTTTTAAAGGAAGCAGATCAGAATGTGAAGAGATGAAAAAGATTCTGGAAGAGGAAGGTTGGTTTACAACCGGAGAACTGACGATCCATGAAATAGAAAAAACATTTCTCGGGTACAATTACAGTACGGTGTATGAATTGAGAGGCGTAAGATTCTTATCTAATCATTATGATAAAATACCTTTGAAACAGATGTTTCATTACTCAAAATCATTTGAAGTGGAATATGTGGATAATTTGGTAAAAGATCATGAGATTATCGATCCCATTATTATGAATGCCTTTAATAAGTTGGTTGCTTATATGAACCAGTGTAATCAGATCAGAAACGGATATGTCGCTAAAAGCAACAGGGGGGAAAAGGTTTCGGTTTCACAATATATTAAAGAAGTAAAAGAACAATCTTACCTTTCTTATATCGATGAAGAATTATTAAAAAAATTAAGGAACGGTTTTTTCCACTGGTCAGTTAATCTTGGCTCTACAGGAATGGGGCCGAACATTGCCAGTGTCGCGACTGCGGATAAAAGGAAAAGATACATCATTCCCGGATAG
- a CDS encoding DUF2931 family protein — MSKKESVPVYNVEISHPDNSYLITPVEDKIITFEGNDSSLPYGSSSGSWGDSGKTFTERTGTPKGVDIVYFSRYEDTFYHLKTDFPEHDIKDMVRRAYADEEDNECGVLKEFVYTDKENYCAAYKKLGDLVFGFAPKGMVVVWLRFGYVQKELGKFQAEVVKDDKKYADQLFSKISQTREGIKKDMFIENASPELWEKYRTRYNWSPAVHSDHKGFKIFNIQTEYYNGEREVMLRPWVENPAAKERAVPKEMTFFWETGKGEAFEGRAFFNWEKVDNQFKKAGKDFKLEIKIAPDNNSCQVLLNGDPVKVDSTRIYKSNFTFKDSYQ; from the coding sequence ATGTCTAAGAAAGAATCTGTACCCGTTTACAATGTAGAAATATCACATCCGGACAATTCTTATTTAATAACTCCTGTTGAGGATAAAATTATTACATTTGAAGGAAACGACTCCAGTCTGCCTTATGGAAGTTCATCAGGAAGCTGGGGAGATTCCGGGAAAACTTTTACAGAAAGAACAGGAACTCCGAAAGGGGTTGATATTGTTTATTTTTCAAGATACGAAGATACTTTTTACCATCTGAAGACCGATTTTCCTGAACATGATATCAAAGATATGGTTCGCAGGGCCTACGCCGACGAAGAAGATAATGAGTGCGGCGTACTGAAAGAATTTGTGTATACCGATAAAGAAAACTACTGTGCTGCCTATAAAAAATTGGGCGATCTTGTTTTTGGCTTTGCACCGAAAGGAATGGTGGTAGTCTGGCTTCGTTTTGGTTATGTGCAGAAAGAATTAGGAAAATTTCAGGCTGAAGTTGTAAAAGATGATAAGAAATACGCAGATCAGCTTTTTTCTAAGATTTCTCAGACTAGAGAAGGTATTAAAAAAGATATGTTTATAGAAAACGCATCTCCGGAGCTCTGGGAGAAATACAGAACCCGCTACAATTGGTCTCCGGCCGTTCATTCGGATCATAAAGGTTTTAAGATTTTTAATATTCAGACCGAATATTATAACGGAGAACGTGAGGTTATGCTGCGTCCGTGGGTAGAAAATCCAGCTGCAAAAGAAAGGGCTGTCCCAAAAGAAATGACCTTTTTCTGGGAAACCGGGAAAGGAGAAGCTTTTGAAGGCAGGGCATTTTTTAACTGGGAAAAAGTAGATAATCAGTTCAAAAAAGCAGGTAAAGATTTCAAACTGGAGATAAAAATCGCACCAGATAATAATTCCTGTCAGGTACTTCTTAACGGTGATCCTGTAAAAGTGGACAGTACCAGGATTTATAAAAGCAATTTCACCTTTAAAGATTCTTACCAATAA
- a CDS encoding DUF2931 family protein, which produces MDKKLLKIVCFFILVTQNMSCQKHKEEKLPEFTVEISHPTNKLDISPVEDKIITLEGVSASLPYGSSSGSWGWSGKGWTEQYGTPIGADIIYFSRYEDTFYHLKTDFPLDKIKDYMKRAYAEGEASLYTKPIEEYKNLGRFEHFGSTENPYSSFSTLVFGFAPKGMVVVWLRFGIIQIELGKYQAEIIKDDKELEKKFFSKLSVTREEMKKSRFLDISSKEWEDYRTRYNWKPIISSENEKLRRFEMNVMYFNGESEVILRPWIDNIPLKDRAIPKELNFTWETGPNEQFIGRAYFNWGKVNQVFKKSENQGNLEFKISSDNSSFQILLNGELLPADSIRVFKSERDFHESYK; this is translated from the coding sequence ATGGACAAAAAATTACTAAAAATAGTATGCTTTTTTATACTTGTCACCCAAAATATGAGCTGTCAGAAACATAAGGAGGAAAAACTTCCTGAATTTACTGTAGAGATCAGCCACCCCACGAATAAGCTTGATATCAGTCCAGTTGAAGATAAAATTATTACTTTGGAGGGAGTGTCCGCGAGCCTGCCTTATGGAAGTTCGTCCGGATCTTGGGGATGGTCGGGAAAAGGATGGACAGAACAATACGGAACTCCAATTGGTGCAGATATTATTTATTTTTCAAGATATGAAGACACTTTTTATCATTTAAAAACAGATTTTCCCCTTGATAAGATTAAAGATTATATGAAACGGGCTTATGCAGAAGGTGAAGCGTCTTTGTATACAAAACCAATTGAGGAATACAAAAATCTTGGCAGATTCGAGCATTTCGGAAGTACAGAAAATCCTTACAGCAGCTTTTCGACATTGGTTTTTGGTTTTGCTCCGAAAGGAATGGTCGTTGTTTGGTTGCGTTTTGGTATCATTCAAATTGAATTAGGGAAATATCAGGCAGAAATCATAAAAGACGATAAAGAATTGGAAAAGAAATTTTTTTCAAAATTGTCTGTCACCCGTGAAGAGATGAAGAAAAGTAGATTTCTGGATATCTCTTCAAAGGAATGGGAAGATTACAGGACCCGATACAATTGGAAACCAATAATTTCATCTGAAAACGAGAAGTTAAGAAGATTTGAAATGAATGTGATGTACTTCAATGGTGAATCAGAAGTAATCTTGCGTCCCTGGATTGATAATATACCGCTTAAAGATAGAGCAATTCCTAAGGAACTGAATTTTACATGGGAAACAGGACCAAATGAGCAATTTATAGGCAGAGCCTATTTTAATTGGGGGAAAGTAAACCAGGTATTTAAAAAGTCTGAAAATCAAGGGAATTTAGAATTTAAAATTTCGTCTGATAACAGCAGTTTTCAGATTCTGTTAAACGGAGAACTGTTACCTGCAGATAGTATAAGAGTTTTTAAATCAGAAAGAGACTTCCACGAATCTTATAAATAA
- the tssD gene encoding type VI secretion system tube protein TssD: MAANSRGILKFNGGEDQKLLKLNYSVSRSTDVSGRVASDPSNALVKVTVEATDKSDILESLLNGKYKPTSGLITFNKSHEEGTLITLNWENGYVIQHEVDFDAVDENSMLISFIVSAETINYGDSEYKGLWPGDGGQRN, encoded by the coding sequence ATGGCAGCAAATTCGAGAGGAATTTTAAAATTCAACGGAGGCGAAGATCAGAAACTGTTAAAGCTGAACTATAGTGTATCAAGATCTACAGATGTATCAGGCAGAGTAGCTTCGGATCCTTCCAATGCATTGGTTAAAGTTACAGTAGAAGCTACTGACAAATCGGACATTCTTGAAAGCTTATTAAACGGAAAATACAAACCGACATCAGGTTTAATCACCTTCAACAAATCTCATGAAGAAGGTACTTTAATTACTTTAAACTGGGAGAACGGGTACGTTATCCAGCACGAAGTAGATTTCGACGCTGTAGACGAAAACAGCATGTTGATCAGTTTTATCGTAAGCGCTGAAACGATCAATTATGGTGATTCCGAGTACAAAGGATTATGGCCTGGCGACGGTGGTCAGAGAAACTAA
- a CDS encoding type VI secretion system Vgr family protein, which translates to MFQDKKSTKLQSPDTVDHSTMNIKDEAKDEAAKVAEEKLQPLNESIRKTTQKVAEAQRVSPAVTGNIPHMFMNQLTGDNDPSVVEDKVWSKQPTSRIYNAEAIPESQVMGINRVVKLDIVIEGKNIQHFKHFKLTQSAVRHHEFSLMLAYDSLGNAENHQLEEAQNFLGKRITVVFKYKDVEDGPERNFVGVITEVGFSQEKGSLGNILLTGFSPTVLLDAAPHIQSFGGAKEISLNSIAHQVIKEAFGQNKFDFRVDAQHGNVSYSSQYEETHYNYLARIAEAYGEQFYYDGEVLHFGKLPPQEKPVRLTYGSSVNDVKIKMKAQHVNPTFYGYNSSKNEKLTTGNSKINHTSDIAKRAYEISDKTFQTPSLRVAPIKAASFMDIDASQKGTAGSKAADVFLTSATTTVPFLYPGCVADIEMRKKETNETSYFTKLMIIEVTHEVDARGYYDGTFEAIASDTGFIPRPEFEQPKAEPQFAKVVSNTDPLNQGRVQVQFDWQSGADTTEFIRVMSPDAGSSDKVNKNRGFMSVPEVGDQVITNFVHQHPDRPFVMGGMFHGSIGAGGGTGNNIKSLSSRSGNKLELNDGEGSVYLTDQGGANMKFDGAGNATTNTNNDKIVNVGNNNTKTVKNNNTTSVGCKHTTDVGEGQSVLTMGKDGVIDLSGAEKVTLKVGESYIEITGTSITIKSDTVHIEGVTTTNVGKKGGSPGMVVNSNVIIKGGQVDIN; encoded by the coding sequence ATGTTTCAGGATAAGAAATCAACAAAACTACAGAGTCCGGATACCGTAGATCATTCTACGATGAATATAAAGGATGAGGCTAAAGATGAAGCCGCGAAAGTGGCTGAAGAAAAATTGCAACCGCTGAACGAGTCCATACGGAAAACAACTCAAAAAGTAGCTGAAGCACAGCGGGTTTCCCCGGCAGTTACCGGCAATATTCCCCATATGTTTATGAACCAGCTGACCGGAGACAATGACCCCTCCGTCGTGGAAGATAAAGTATGGTCTAAACAGCCGACCTCCAGAATATATAACGCAGAGGCCATTCCGGAAAGCCAGGTGATGGGGATCAACCGGGTGGTAAAGCTTGACATTGTCATTGAAGGAAAAAATATACAGCATTTCAAACATTTTAAGCTGACCCAAAGTGCTGTAAGACATCACGAGTTCAGCCTTATGCTGGCATACGACAGTCTGGGGAATGCCGAAAATCATCAGCTTGAAGAAGCTCAGAACTTTCTGGGAAAACGCATTACCGTTGTTTTCAAATATAAAGATGTTGAAGACGGTCCTGAAAGAAATTTTGTCGGCGTTATCACAGAAGTAGGTTTCAGTCAGGAGAAAGGAAGTTTAGGGAATATTTTACTGACGGGTTTCAGTCCAACCGTTCTTTTAGACGCGGCTCCCCATATTCAGAGTTTTGGAGGAGCAAAAGAAATAAGTTTAAACAGCATTGCCCATCAGGTCATAAAGGAGGCCTTCGGACAAAATAAATTCGATTTTCGCGTAGATGCCCAGCATGGAAATGTCTCTTACAGTTCGCAGTATGAAGAGACCCACTACAATTATCTGGCAAGAATAGCAGAAGCTTATGGCGAGCAGTTTTATTACGATGGTGAAGTTCTCCATTTCGGAAAGCTTCCCCCACAGGAAAAACCGGTCCGCCTTACCTATGGAAGCAGTGTGAATGATGTAAAGATCAAAATGAAGGCTCAGCATGTAAATCCTACCTTCTATGGCTATAACAGCAGTAAGAACGAAAAACTGACAACCGGAAATTCAAAAATAAACCACACCTCCGATATCGCAAAAAGAGCATACGAAATTTCAGACAAAACATTTCAGACCCCATCCTTAAGAGTGGCACCCATTAAGGCTGCTTCATTCATGGATATCGACGCTTCCCAAAAAGGAACGGCAGGAAGTAAGGCTGCAGATGTATTTTTGACTTCCGCCACCACAACGGTTCCATTTTTATACCCCGGATGTGTGGCAGATATTGAAATGCGTAAAAAAGAGACCAATGAGACCTCTTATTTTACCAAATTAATGATCATTGAAGTGACCCACGAAGTAGATGCAAGAGGATACTACGACGGGACATTTGAAGCCATCGCTTCAGATACCGGATTTATTCCGCGTCCCGAGTTTGAACAGCCAAAAGCCGAACCGCAGTTTGCAAAAGTGGTCTCCAATACAGATCCGCTGAATCAGGGGCGTGTACAGGTCCAGTTTGACTGGCAGAGTGGAGCGGATACTACAGAATTTATCCGTGTGATGTCTCCTGACGCGGGAAGCAGTGATAAAGTAAACAAAAACCGCGGCTTCATGTCTGTTCCCGAAGTAGGCGACCAGGTGATTACCAATTTTGTACACCAGCACCCGGACCGGCCGTTTGTGATGGGCGGAATGTTTCATGGAAGTATCGGCGCTGGCGGCGGTACAGGGAATAATATTAAAAGTTTAAGCAGCCGTAGCGGGAATAAGCTTGAATTAAATGATGGTGAAGGTTCCGTCTATCTAACCGATCAGGGAGGAGCTAATATGAAATTCGATGGGGCGGGAAATGCTACTACCAATACCAACAATGATAAAATCGTCAATGTCGGAAACAACAATACAAAAACAGTTAAAAATAATAATACGACGAGTGTTGGTTGTAAGCATACTACAGATGTAGGAGAAGGGCAGAGTGTGCTGACTATGGGAAAAGATGGAGTGATAGACCTGAGCGGAGCAGAGAAAGTAACTTTGAAAGTAGGTGAAAGTTATATTGAGATCACAGGAACTTCCATTACCATAAAATCTGATACGGTACACATAGAAGGAGTAACCACCACTAATGTAGGGAAAAAAGGCGGCAGCCCGGGAATGGTGGTGAACAGCAATGTAATCATTAAAGGTGGTCAGGTAGATATAAATTAG
- a CDS encoding LysM peptidoglycan-binding domain-containing protein, producing the protein MEIIKYEIKKGDTLESIAIQQGLPVRELVNFHNENCGLTNMIIGDKVPIQLTFILLEKEKKDINEEDIFAARYRCEQINTSKFNGNLVHYVEQNFQYLLKINFQEKTGHVKLEDYKKNMSPALIAETFDFIEATERIKNNVSFKLNSKGKIKEITNKEEINKNWNDFKENTFNNLAFIKKLQEVNPSAVHELKNIGDRQFSLSANNEEEYWRNFFYFCCFDQYLFNNDHWDEMKFDFVSTIVPPIIIPLSIRYDKVDEKDGIITVRKVAEYKLTENLEKEIIKRYDELHKSVVKYNFTAYKLIFRSTIEIDSSNKTLKTGKVVLKEEVSDNIENECTFIIKKLENFTP; encoded by the coding sequence ATGGAAATAATTAAATACGAGATAAAAAAAGGAGATACATTAGAATCAATAGCTATACAGCAGGGATTGCCTGTACGGGAACTTGTAAATTTTCATAATGAGAACTGTGGATTAACGAATATGATTATTGGAGATAAAGTTCCAATTCAGTTGACATTCATATTACTGGAAAAAGAAAAAAAAGATATAAATGAAGAAGATATATTTGCTGCCAGGTACAGATGTGAACAGATCAACACTTCAAAATTTAATGGAAATCTGGTTCATTATGTTGAACAGAATTTTCAATATCTGCTCAAAATTAATTTCCAGGAAAAAACAGGGCATGTAAAACTTGAAGATTACAAAAAAAATATGTCTCCTGCCCTGATTGCTGAAACTTTTGATTTTATTGAGGCTACCGAAAGGATAAAAAATAATGTCAGCTTTAAATTGAATTCTAAAGGTAAAATCAAAGAGATTACCAATAAGGAGGAAATTAATAAGAACTGGAATGATTTTAAGGAAAATACTTTTAATAATCTTGCTTTTATTAAGAAGCTTCAGGAGGTCAATCCGTCTGCCGTACATGAACTTAAGAATATAGGGGACAGGCAATTTTCTCTTTCTGCGAACAATGAAGAAGAATACTGGAGAAATTTCTTCTATTTCTGTTGTTTTGATCAATATCTATTCAATAATGATCATTGGGATGAAATGAAGTTTGATTTTGTATCTACTATTGTACCGCCCATTATTATACCTTTGTCAATACGGTATGATAAAGTAGATGAGAAAGACGGTATCATAACTGTTAGGAAAGTGGCTGAATATAAACTGACGGAAAACCTCGAAAAAGAAATAATCAAAAGATACGATGAACTTCACAAAAGTGTTGTTAAATATAACTTTACAGCATATAAACTCATCTTCAGATCTACCATTGAAATAGATAGCAGCAATAAAACCTTAAAAACAGGAAAAGTTGTCTTAAAAGAAGAAGTATCGGATAACATAGAAAATGAATGTACCTTCATTATTAAAAAATTAGAAAATTTCACACCATAA